Proteins encoded in a region of the Chiloscyllium plagiosum isolate BGI_BamShark_2017 unplaced genomic scaffold, ASM401019v2 scaf_90690, whole genome shotgun sequence genome:
- the LOC122545415 gene encoding transforming growth factor beta-1-induced transcript 1 protein-like — protein sequence MGNRPQALTGISTPQEEPKSSATSATMELDKLMASLSDFQLHSQPPAQPCVPVLSPALKGSEQVGPTPAPNLDNMLGILRSNLKQQGIVTVPKGSCTACHKPIVGQ from the exons atgGGCAACAGGCCTCAGGCCTTGACTGG GATTTCGACCCCCCAAGAAGAACCTAAGAGCTCAGCGACATCGGCGACGATGGAGTTGGATAAACTGATGGCGTCTCTGTCTGACTTCCAGCTGCACAGCCAA CCCCCTGCCCAGCCCTGTGTCCCGGTGCTGAGCCCCGCTCTCAAGGGCAGTGAGCAGGTGGGACCGACCCCGGCTCCGAACCTGGACAACATGCTGGGAATTCTGCGCTCCAACCTGAAGCAGCAGGGCATCGTCACGGTGCCCAAGGGGAGCTGTACGGCCTGTCACAAGCCCATCGTGGGGCAG